A genomic stretch from Schistosoma haematobium chromosome 2, whole genome shotgun sequence includes:
- a CDS encoding hypothetical protein (EggNog:ENOG410W0SN), whose product MECSDNVGDWEDQPNGNGNEEIQLGGSLNQQNPLDPNWTAKVWYERDAAVLRLRRGKCSTHSGIHSHAFRNARNTLIGWESHGCRIVKAPFKTKKEGITMNIML is encoded by the coding sequence atggaatgttcggacaatgtAGGGGACTGGGAGGACCAACCAAAtggcaacggaaatgaggagatacagcTTGGCGGTTCTCTGAATCAgcaaaacccattggacccaaactGGACAGCAAAGGTTTGGTAcgagagagatgctgctgtactccggttaagaagaggaaaatgctccacacactcagggattCACTCTCATGCTTTCCGAAATGCACGAAatacacttataggatgggaatctcatggatgcAGGATCGTCAAAGcaccattcaaaacaaagaaggagggaatcacgaTGAATATTATGCTGTAA